The Candidatus Binataceae bacterium genome includes a region encoding these proteins:
- the fdhF gene encoding formate dehydrogenase subunit alpha, with product MQAIDDKDLGTPARLSEQTVTLEVDGREVSVPGGTSILRAAAFADIAIPKLCASDSLEPFGSCRLCLIQVEGRNGYPASCTTLVEPGMKVHTQSDKLKKLRRGVMELYMSDHPLDPFECKAGGKCELHEMARAVDLEEVRYDRDGRNHLALQVDDSNPYFSFDPSRCILCSRCVRACDEIQGTFALTIDGRGFDSLMSPGQHQHYIDSECVSCGACVQACPTDALMEKTSLEKGRADRAVVTTCGYCGVGCSFKAEMRGDEIVRMTPNKNGLPNHGHSCVKGRFAWGYATHPDRAVKPMIRARISDPWREVSWDEALRYAAAEFKRVQQKYGRGAVGGITSSRCTNEEAYLVQKLVRAAFGNNNVDTCARVCHSPTGYGLKTAFGTPAGTQDFDSILATDVIFVIGANPTEGHPVFSSIMKRRIREGARLIVADPRRIELVRMPHVEADFFLQLMPGTNVALLNALAYTIVTEGLANESFVKDRCESREYQIWRDFIVDAKNSPEAVATITGVPAEQIRGAARLFARGPNSAIYYGLGVTEHSQGSTAVLAMANLAMVTGNLGRAGVGVNPLRGQNNVQGSNDVGSFPHELTGYRHVSDPKLRAEFGQAWGVTLDPEPGLRIPNMFDAALDGSFRGLYIEGEDIAQSDPNSEHVAAALSAMEIVVVHDIFLNETAKYAHVFLPGSSFLEKNGTFTNAERRISRVRKVLPPLAGKEDWEVTCDLSRALGYPMEYAHPSEIMDEIARLTPTFTGVSYAKLDRLGSVQWPCNDLAPEGTPVMHVGEFVRGRGRLLQTAYVPTDERTSARYPLILTTGRILTQYNVGTQTRRTKNVVWHGEDRLEIHPHDAEQRGVRDGDWIELASRAGAVTLRAQLTERLQPGVVYTTFHHPESAANVVTTENSDWATNCPEYKVTAVQVKPTTRRPERLPAGRASASAPHAAK from the coding sequence GTGCAAGCGATTGACGACAAAGACCTCGGCACGCCGGCGCGGCTCTCGGAGCAGACCGTCACGCTCGAAGTCGACGGCCGCGAGGTAAGCGTCCCCGGCGGGACTTCGATTTTGCGGGCGGCGGCCTTCGCCGACATCGCGATTCCCAAGCTCTGTGCGAGTGATTCCCTCGAGCCCTTCGGCTCGTGCCGTCTGTGCCTGATCCAGGTCGAAGGGCGCAACGGCTATCCGGCCTCATGCACTACGCTGGTCGAGCCCGGCATGAAGGTTCACACGCAAAGCGACAAGCTTAAGAAGTTGCGCCGCGGCGTGATGGAACTCTACATGTCGGACCATCCGCTCGACCCCTTCGAGTGCAAGGCGGGCGGCAAGTGCGAGCTGCACGAGATGGCGCGTGCGGTCGATCTCGAAGAAGTCCGCTACGACCGCGACGGCCGCAACCATCTGGCCTTGCAGGTTGATGATTCGAACCCATACTTCAGCTTCGATCCCTCGCGCTGCATCCTGTGCTCGCGATGCGTGCGCGCCTGCGACGAGATTCAGGGAACCTTTGCGCTGACCATCGACGGGCGCGGCTTCGACTCACTGATGTCGCCAGGACAGCATCAGCATTACATCGATTCCGAGTGCGTCTCCTGCGGCGCCTGCGTGCAGGCCTGCCCGACCGACGCCCTGATGGAAAAGACGTCTCTGGAAAAGGGCCGCGCCGACCGCGCCGTCGTCACCACCTGCGGCTATTGCGGGGTCGGCTGTTCGTTCAAAGCCGAGATGCGCGGGGACGAAATCGTCCGCATGACGCCCAACAAAAACGGCCTGCCCAACCATGGCCACTCCTGCGTCAAGGGGCGCTTCGCGTGGGGCTATGCGACGCATCCGGATCGCGCCGTCAAACCGATGATTCGTGCTCGTATCAGCGATCCGTGGCGCGAAGTTTCGTGGGACGAGGCGCTGCGCTACGCCGCCGCCGAGTTCAAGCGCGTCCAGCAAAAGTATGGGCGCGGCGCGGTCGGCGGCATCACGTCGTCGCGATGCACCAACGAGGAAGCCTACCTGGTGCAGAAACTGGTGCGCGCAGCCTTCGGCAACAACAACGTCGACACCTGCGCGCGGGTCTGCCACTCCCCCACCGGCTATGGACTCAAGACCGCCTTCGGCACGCCAGCCGGCACGCAGGACTTCGATTCGATTCTCGCCACCGACGTGATCTTCGTGATCGGCGCGAACCCCACCGAGGGCCATCCGGTTTTCTCCTCGATCATGAAGCGGCGCATCCGCGAGGGCGCGCGCCTGATCGTCGCGGACCCGCGCCGGATCGAGCTGGTCCGGATGCCACACGTAGAGGCCGATTTCTTTCTGCAGCTCATGCCCGGGACCAACGTCGCCCTGCTCAACGCGCTCGCATATACGATTGTTACCGAGGGGCTTGCGAACGAAAGCTTCGTGAAGGATCGCTGCGAATCTCGCGAATATCAGATTTGGCGCGATTTCATCGTTGACGCGAAAAATTCTCCGGAGGCTGTTGCGACCATCACCGGCGTCCCCGCCGAGCAGATTCGCGGCGCGGCGCGTCTCTTCGCCCGGGGCCCGAACTCAGCCATCTACTATGGGCTCGGCGTCACCGAGCATAGCCAGGGCAGCACCGCGGTGCTCGCGATGGCGAATCTCGCGATGGTCACCGGCAACCTCGGGCGCGCCGGCGTCGGCGTGAATCCGTTGCGCGGCCAGAACAACGTCCAGGGCTCCAACGACGTCGGTTCCTTCCCGCACGAACTGACCGGCTATCGCCACGTTTCCGATCCCAAACTGCGCGCAGAGTTCGGGCAGGCTTGGGGCGTCACGCTCGATCCCGAGCCGGGCCTGCGCATCCCCAACATGTTCGACGCCGCGCTCGACGGCAGCTTTCGCGGCCTCTACATCGAGGGCGAGGACATTGCCCAATCCGATCCCAACTCCGAGCACGTCGCCGCGGCGCTCTCCGCGATGGAGATCGTGGTCGTGCACGATATCTTTCTCAACGAGACCGCGAAGTACGCCCACGTCTTTCTCCCCGGCTCGTCGTTCCTGGAAAAGAACGGCACTTTCACCAATGCCGAGCGGCGCATCTCGCGCGTGCGCAAGGTCCTGCCGCCGCTCGCCGGCAAGGAAGATTGGGAGGTCACCTGCGATCTCTCTCGCGCCCTCGGCTATCCGATGGAGTATGCCCATCCCTCCGAGATCATGGACGAGATTGCGCGCCTCACTCCCACTTTCACCGGCGTCAGTTACGCTAAGCTCGATCGCCTGGGCAGCGTGCAGTGGCCCTGCAACGACCTCGCGCCTGAGGGCACGCCGGTTATGCACGTCGGCGAGTTCGTGCGCGGCCGCGGCCGCCTCTTGCAGACCGCCTACGTGCCGACCGACGAACGCACCAGCGCGCGTTATCCGTTGATTCTCACCACTGGCCGCATTCTCACCCAGTACAACGTCGGCACGCAGACCCGGCGCACGAAGAACGTCGTGTGGCACGGCGAGGATCGCCTCGAGATTCATCCGCACGACGCTGAGCAGCGCGGCGTGCGCGACGGCGACTGGATCGAGCTCGCGAGCCGTGCCGGCGCGGTGACGCTGCGCGCGCAGTTGACTGAGCGGCTCCAGCCCGGCGTCGTCTACACGACGTTTCATCATCCCGAGAGCGCGGCCAACGTCGTGACGACGGAAAATTCCGACTGGGCGACGAATTGCCCCGAATACAAAGTCACCGCGGTGCAGGTGAAACCGACGACCCGCCGCCCCGAGCGCCTGCCCGCCGGACGCGCTTCCGCGTCGGCGCCCCACGCCGCTAAGTAG
- a CDS encoding NADH-quinone oxidoreductase subunit NuoF, translating into MSATLVYVSGDSGALSLGAEAVARTIAVEAERRGALVRIIRNGSRGLYWLEPLIEVATPAGRFAYGPVAAGDMPALFDAGLLDGGAHRLALGLTDEIPYLKNQQRLTFARVGVIDPLALDDYLAHGGYHGLERALAISDAQIVEEVTLSGLRGRGGAGFPAGIKWRTTRETAAPQKYVVCNADEGDSGTFSDRMLMEGDPFTLIEGITIAALAVGATEGYIYLRSEYPHARRTLSAALEIATARGYLGENLRGCGKNFKLHLRIGAGAYICGEETAMLESLEGKRGMVRFKPPLPAIAGLFGRPTVINNVITLASVPVILEKGGAFYKNFGMGRSLGTIPLQLAGNVKRPGLIEKAFGLTLREIIYEYGGGTASGRPLRAVQVGGPLGAYFPESMLDLPLDYEAIAAKGGLLGHGGIVVFDDSVDLARQARYAMEFCAIESCGKCTPCRIGSTRGIEVIDCIIATRDDAKLAQAELLRDLCETMTAGSLCALGGLTPLPVTSALRYFPEDFGLPRSSTS; encoded by the coding sequence ATGAGCGCGACACTGGTTTACGTTTCGGGCGATTCCGGTGCGCTCTCGCTCGGCGCTGAGGCCGTCGCGCGGACGATCGCGGTTGAGGCCGAACGCCGGGGTGCGTTGGTGCGCATCATTCGTAACGGCTCGCGCGGACTCTACTGGCTTGAACCGTTGATTGAGGTTGCGACGCCGGCCGGCCGCTTCGCCTATGGGCCGGTCGCTGCCGGGGACATGCCTGCGCTTTTCGATGCGGGCTTACTCGACGGTGGCGCGCATCGGCTGGCGCTGGGCCTAACGGACGAGATTCCCTATCTGAAGAATCAGCAGCGCCTGACGTTTGCCCGTGTCGGTGTGATCGATCCGCTGGCGCTCGACGATTACCTCGCGCATGGCGGCTATCACGGACTCGAGCGCGCGCTCGCGATCAGCGATGCGCAAATCGTCGAAGAAGTTACGCTTTCCGGGCTGCGTGGCCGTGGCGGCGCCGGGTTTCCCGCGGGCATCAAATGGCGCACGACACGTGAGACCGCGGCCCCACAAAAATATGTCGTGTGCAATGCCGACGAGGGCGACTCCGGGACTTTCTCCGATCGCATGTTGATGGAGGGCGATCCCTTCACCCTGATCGAAGGAATTACCATCGCGGCGCTCGCGGTCGGCGCTACTGAAGGGTATATCTATTTGCGTTCGGAATATCCGCACGCGCGGCGCACTCTCAGCGCAGCCCTCGAGATCGCCACGGCGCGCGGCTACCTCGGCGAGAATCTGCGCGGTTGCGGCAAGAATTTCAAGTTACACTTGAGAATCGGGGCGGGCGCCTACATCTGCGGCGAAGAGACCGCGATGCTCGAAAGTCTTGAAGGCAAGCGCGGGATGGTCCGCTTCAAGCCACCGCTCCCCGCGATCGCCGGGCTCTTCGGCCGTCCCACCGTAATCAACAACGTCATCACGCTGGCCTCGGTGCCGGTAATCCTCGAAAAGGGTGGGGCGTTCTACAAAAACTTTGGGATGGGACGCTCGCTCGGCACGATTCCGCTCCAGCTCGCCGGCAACGTCAAGCGGCCCGGTTTGATCGAAAAGGCTTTTGGCCTAACGCTCCGTGAAATCATTTACGAGTATGGCGGCGGCACGGCGAGCGGCCGGCCGCTGCGCGCCGTGCAGGTGGGCGGCCCGCTCGGCGCCTATTTCCCCGAGTCGATGCTCGACCTGCCGCTGGATTACGAAGCGATCGCGGCCAAGGGCGGGCTGCTCGGCCACGGCGGCATCGTGGTCTTCGACGACTCGGTCGATCTCGCACGGCAAGCGCGCTATGCGATGGAGTTCTGCGCGATCGAATCCTGCGGCAAGTGCACGCCTTGCCGGATTGGCTCGACGCGCGGCATCGAAGTGATCGATTGCATTATCGCGACCCGCGACGATGCGAAGCTCGCGCAGGCGGAACTGCTGCGCGATCTCTGCGAAACCATGACGGCCGGATCGTTGTGTGCGCTTGGCGGGCTGACGCCGCTTCCCGTGACCAGCGCGCTCCGCTACTTCCCCGAAGACTTCGGTCTGCCGCGCTCGTCAACCTCCTGA
- a CDS encoding formate dehydrogenase subunit gamma: MDRAQNWDRSRVEAIAHALKGEPGALMPILRRIQDELGWVPRDSVPLIAEILNLSRAEVHGVVSFYHDFRHAPPGLHVIRVCRAESCQAVGGVALAEHIKRRLSLDFGETSPDGKFTLEAVYCLGNCACSPAATINDELFGRLSPSAFDAAIARHDQERRQDRR; the protein is encoded by the coding sequence TTGGACCGCGCACAGAATTGGGACCGCAGCAGAGTTGAGGCGATCGCGCACGCGCTCAAGGGCGAGCCCGGCGCACTGATGCCGATTCTGCGCCGCATCCAGGACGAACTCGGCTGGGTGCCGCGCGACAGTGTTCCGCTCATCGCAGAAATTCTCAATCTCTCGCGCGCCGAGGTCCACGGCGTCGTCAGCTTCTACCATGATTTCCGCCACGCGCCGCCCGGACTCCACGTCATCCGCGTCTGCCGCGCCGAATCCTGCCAGGCGGTCGGCGGCGTCGCGCTCGCCGAGCACATCAAGCGTCGGCTGAGTCTCGATTTCGGCGAAACCTCGCCCGACGGCAAATTCACGCTCGAAGCGGTTTACTGCCTCGGCAATTGCGCCTGTTCTCCCGCCGCGACGATCAATGACGAGCTGTTCGGCCGCTTAAGCCCCTCTGCTTTTGACGCGGCCATTGCCCGCCATGACCAGGAGCGCCGACAGGACCGCCGATGA
- a CDS encoding nitrate reductase associated protein: MRYFKFEDEVHQSLSCVPMTVRRKLDRVGVKISLEQWQALGRGERLAICHLPVGEADECAALRTFIEEALQNRRAGRSKELSEEMRRAADPPAMPPAPLIERARAAGVALAQADWDRLDADERYALIKLGGGKEVSHNLIAALHELVKQR; encoded by the coding sequence ATGCGTTACTTTAAGTTTGAGGATGAAGTCCATCAGAGCTTGAGCTGCGTGCCGATGACGGTGCGGCGCAAGCTTGACCGCGTCGGGGTGAAAATCAGCCTTGAGCAGTGGCAGGCGCTCGGGCGCGGCGAGCGGCTGGCCATCTGTCATCTGCCAGTGGGAGAGGCCGACGAATGCGCCGCACTGCGGACCTTTATTGAGGAAGCCCTGCAGAATCGACGCGCCGGCAGGTCCAAGGAGCTTTCGGAGGAAATGCGCCGAGCGGCGGACCCGCCCGCGATGCCGCCAGCGCCGTTGATCGAGCGCGCGCGGGCAGCCGGGGTCGCGCTCGCGCAAGCGGACTGGGACAGGCTCGATGCCGACGAGCGCTACGCGCTGATCAAGCTCGGCGGCGGCAAAGAGGTCAGCCACAATCTCATCGCGGCGCTACACGAACTGGTGAAGCAACGCTGA
- the thiD gene encoding bifunctional hydroxymethylpyrimidine kinase/phosphomethylpyrimidine kinase, translating to MKNQRSIPLAMTIAGSDPGGGAGLQADLKTFAACRVYGFSVLTAIIAQNSNRVARMVGVDPAMVAAQISLLAEERRPDALKTGALAMAANVRTIAESIRELRLPAPVVDPVMLSSSGHRLLDLAGEKSLIVDLLPLARVVTPNIPEAERLSGIAIDTPAAMRLAARAIRKLGARAVVIKGGHPFRGAGAFDSSRATDLLLDGRSFIELSSARIPGGGAHGAGCAFSAAIAAHLARGESLECAVRLAKQFMTRTLRRPIRFGAGRPLLDHLSVASPVRVAPR from the coding sequence GTGAAAAATCAGCGAAGCATCCCGCTCGCGATGACGATTGCCGGCAGCGATCCCGGCGGCGGCGCAGGCCTGCAAGCTGACCTGAAAACCTTTGCCGCCTGCCGCGTCTACGGCTTCTCGGTCCTTACCGCGATCATCGCGCAGAACAGCAATCGTGTCGCGCGGATGGTCGGAGTCGATCCTGCGATGGTCGCGGCGCAAATCAGCCTGCTCGCCGAAGAGCGGCGGCCCGACGCGCTCAAGACCGGAGCGCTCGCGATGGCGGCCAACGTCAGAACGATTGCCGAGAGTATTCGCGAGCTGCGTCTCCCGGCGCCGGTGGTCGATCCGGTGATGCTTTCGAGCAGCGGCCACCGCCTGTTGGACCTCGCGGGCGAAAAATCCCTGATCGTCGATCTGCTTCCGCTCGCTCGCGTCGTTACGCCGAACATTCCTGAGGCCGAAAGGCTGAGCGGCATCGCGATCGACACTCCGGCCGCGATGCGCCTGGCCGCCCGCGCGATCCGCAAACTCGGGGCGCGCGCAGTAGTGATCAAAGGTGGGCACCCGTTTCGCGGCGCTGGAGCGTTCGATTCTTCTCGGGCGACCGATCTGCTGCTCGACGGCCGCAGCTTTATCGAGTTGAGTTCGGCGCGAATTCCCGGAGGCGGCGCCCACGGCGCCGGATGCGCATTCTCGGCCGCGATCGCGGCCCATCTCGCGCGCGGTGAATCACTCGAATGCGCGGTCCGCCTCGCGAAGCAGTTCATGACCCGTACTCTGCGGCGGCCGATCCGATTCGGTGCCGGTCGCCCGCTCCTCGACCATCTCAGCGTTGCTTCACCAGTTCGTGTAGCGCCGCGATGA
- a CDS encoding DUF6178 family protein — protein sequence MVASEQDFLNLPFQEKLDFLYGLPAREKRDLILSAPEAERLVQSFAPQTLFYTLKEIGIADAGDLLNLAVPEQVRWLFDLDCWDKDRPNLRRMQEWIEAMAEGGRERLADGLMATDLELVSLLMRQHVRVHRIDEPQENTDAPSDQFIQFGDNYLIEFIRRDSIQPYLLDFLEEAFERDYNYFAGLVEEIYWGVEAELEEQAYQFRGARLADHGFPDYYDAQAVFGYVSPREFHHVRAQQVAPLRDGPVKDGAALPPELSLALPDADPSLFNTALSAGFTPEGVRQLRSEMALVSNQVLVAKAVDFGDPDAVRRAVEMTHDYLNLGLEHLAAGELTLAIAHLRDTHLQLLFRLGVSLTIDLRKRAEATVAHLGFERNRVKEIAYLDSPYREALAGFLQRQPQFFEGLDGRGGAATRGFRAMRDLRLGYAMVDQIDAIHELLKALLSLDIASPAFRANVAGHDVRLSQILLTALVCNLINQRLVIEPIAAARLNEVAAAIMTRERPAHLNEAFRMAVESALTAALDRATRERATPYVDSCLKMLEEEFAELEPSAPIDPRFLRSLLIRR from the coding sequence ATGGTGGCTTCAGAGCAAGACTTTCTCAATCTGCCCTTTCAGGAGAAACTCGATTTTCTCTACGGGCTGCCCGCGCGCGAGAAGCGCGATCTGATTCTGTCGGCGCCGGAGGCCGAGCGGCTGGTGCAGTCGTTCGCGCCGCAGACGCTGTTTTACACGCTCAAAGAGATCGGGATCGCCGACGCCGGCGATCTGCTCAACCTCGCGGTGCCCGAGCAGGTGCGCTGGCTCTTCGATCTCGATTGCTGGGACAAGGACCGGCCCAATCTGCGCCGTATGCAGGAATGGATCGAGGCGATGGCCGAGGGCGGTCGCGAACGGCTGGCTGACGGTCTGATGGCCACTGATCTCGAACTGGTGTCGCTGCTGATGCGCCAGCACGTGCGGGTGCATCGGATCGACGAGCCGCAGGAGAACACCGACGCGCCGTCGGATCAGTTCATCCAGTTCGGTGATAACTACCTGATCGAGTTCATTAGGCGTGACTCGATCCAGCCCTATCTGCTCGATTTTCTCGAAGAGGCGTTCGAGCGCGATTACAACTACTTCGCGGGCCTGGTCGAAGAGATTTACTGGGGAGTCGAGGCGGAACTGGAGGAGCAGGCCTATCAATTTCGCGGCGCGCGACTGGCGGACCATGGCTTTCCCGACTACTACGACGCGCAGGCGGTGTTCGGGTATGTAAGTCCGCGCGAGTTCCATCATGTCCGCGCACAACAGGTCGCGCCCCTGCGCGACGGACCGGTAAAAGACGGCGCGGCGCTGCCGCCGGAGCTTTCGCTAGCCCTTCCCGACGCCGATCCCTCGCTGTTCAACACGGCCTTGAGCGCGGGCTTCACCCCTGAGGGAGTGCGCCAATTACGTAGCGAGATGGCGCTGGTGAGCAATCAGGTGCTGGTCGCGAAGGCAGTCGATTTTGGCGACCCTGACGCGGTGCGCCGCGCGGTCGAGATGACGCACGATTATCTCAATCTCGGCCTCGAGCATCTGGCGGCGGGCGAACTGACGCTCGCGATCGCGCATCTGCGCGACACGCATCTGCAACTGCTGTTTAGACTCGGTGTCAGCCTGACGATCGATCTACGCAAGCGGGCGGAGGCGACGGTCGCGCACCTCGGCTTCGAGCGCAATCGGGTGAAGGAGATCGCCTATCTCGATTCGCCGTATCGCGAGGCGCTGGCCGGCTTCCTGCAACGCCAGCCACAATTCTTCGAAGGGCTCGACGGCCGCGGCGGCGCGGCCACGCGCGGTTTTCGCGCGATGCGCGACCTGCGGCTCGGCTACGCGATGGTGGACCAGATTGACGCCATCCACGAATTGCTGAAGGCGCTGCTGAGCCTGGATATCGCATCGCCGGCTTTTCGCGCCAACGTCGCCGGTCATGACGTCCGGCTAAGTCAGATTTTGCTCACAGCCCTGGTCTGCAACCTGATCAACCAACGCCTGGTGATCGAGCCGATTGCGGCGGCGCGACTGAACGAGGTCGCCGCGGCGATCATGACGCGGGAGCGTCCCGCGCATCTCAACGAGGCTTTTCGGATGGCCGTCGAGTCGGCGTTGACAGCGGCCCTCGATCGCGCCACGCGCGAGCGCGCGACACCGTACGTCGATTCGTGCCTCAAGATGCTCGAGGAGGAGTTTGCCGAGCTTGAGCCGTCGGCGCCGATCGATCCGCGATTTTTGCGCAGCCTGCTGATTAGGCGATGA
- a CDS encoding MaoC family dehydratase N-terminal domain-containing protein — protein MGQSEQRFSVITDRSLSELRKLINVPIEESLEPWCYEASRDSIRHWAHGIGDDNPLWCDPAYAAQTAHGRLQAPPSFIFTLNRAFSGYVGGMAGVHAMFAGIDVTWHQPLTIGDSFTTKVWLKELVEHETRFAGRSIQQIYRCEFYRTSGAAGGASRRVRELRSDSEDGILVAEGDSWCFRTERDAARERGTKYDGVKQKAAVHYSREDLAKIFEHYAAEEVRGATPRYIEEVKAGDKLPTIVKGPMTVTGFIAFAQGWGGLYIRANKLAWKQLQKHPGLGIANKFGIPDVPERVHWEDDLATLVGTPAAYDYGPERCSWMTHHLTNWIGDAGFLRRIEVKIRRHNPVGDTLYINGEVTRTFGEGGAHYAEIAQKAVNQDGELSVLATGVVRLPSRGGK, from the coding sequence ATGGGCCAGAGCGAGCAACGTTTCTCGGTCATCACCGACCGCAGCCTCAGCGAATTGCGCAAGCTGATTAATGTTCCAATCGAGGAGTCGCTCGAGCCCTGGTGCTACGAAGCCAGCCGCGACAGCATCCGTCACTGGGCGCATGGAATCGGCGACGACAACCCGCTATGGTGTGATCCGGCCTACGCCGCGCAGACCGCCCACGGCCGCCTCCAGGCGCCGCCCTCGTTTATCTTCACCCTCAATCGCGCGTTCAGCGGATACGTCGGCGGGATGGCGGGCGTCCATGCGATGTTCGCCGGCATCGACGTCACTTGGCATCAGCCGCTGACGATCGGCGACAGCTTCACGACCAAGGTTTGGCTCAAGGAACTGGTCGAGCATGAAACGCGTTTCGCGGGCCGCTCGATCCAGCAGATCTATCGATGCGAGTTCTATCGGACTAGCGGAGCCGCAGGCGGAGCGAGCAGGCGAGTCCGCGAGCTGCGTTCAGATTCCGAAGACGGAATCCTTGTCGCTGAGGGCGATAGCTGGTGCTTCCGCACCGAGCGTGACGCGGCGCGCGAGCGCGGGACCAAGTACGACGGCGTGAAGCAGAAGGCTGCGGTGCACTACTCGCGAGAGGATCTGGCGAAGATCTTCGAGCATTACGCCGCCGAGGAGGTTCGCGGCGCGACACCGCGCTACATCGAGGAGGTTAAGGCGGGCGACAAGCTCCCGACTATTGTCAAAGGCCCCATGACGGTGACCGGCTTTATCGCCTTCGCGCAGGGCTGGGGCGGGCTCTATATACGCGCCAACAAGCTCGCCTGGAAGCAGTTGCAGAAGCATCCGGGGCTGGGGATTGCCAATAAGTTCGGTATTCCCGACGTGCCCGAGCGCGTTCACTGGGAGGACGACCTCGCGACTCTCGTCGGCACTCCCGCCGCCTATGACTACGGTCCCGAGCGATGCTCCTGGATGACTCATCACCTGACGAACTGGATCGGCGACGCAGGTTTCCTGCGGCGCATCGAAGTGAAGATCCGCCGCCACAATCCGGTGGGCGATACGCTCTATATTAATGGTGAGGTGACGCGCACCTTCGGGGAGGGCGGTGCGCACTACGCCGAGATCGCGCAAAAGGCGGTGAATCAGGACGGCGAGCTCTCGGTGCTCGCCACCGGAGTCGTCCGGCTGCCGTCGCGTGGCGGGAAATAA
- a CDS encoding amidohydrolase family protein — protein MQQGNTTDVDEKNQWRLETPGNQGWTRTVRPDDPNRHLMISADCHCNEPGNLWWTRIDKKFHPRLPHVEVDANGEKWMVVEGYQKSRMRARNVADAPKGGEDRLRGEAGRVPADRIRDHARDGIDAEIIFPNKGLSMWATLDVEFGAAQCRVWNDWAWETFGPYNDFMSPLASIMTADVDVAIAEIQRAAKLGFRAVNLPSKPIWGAHDARHPNYNLPLYDPMWAAIQDCDVPITFHISTGMDPRAARKDGGAVINYVTHACPTVIEPMACLCSSGVLERFPKLRFALIECGIGWVPWALDAMDEAYRKHHLWAYPKLKQMPSEYFRQHGAASFQEDIAGLRLAESFNLVDNFMWANDYPHAEGTWPHSAEAIERQMQHLSEGSRAKILGGNIARIFKFDTAKLLARRATQGAATVH, from the coding sequence ATGCAGCAAGGAAACACCACCGACGTTGACGAGAAAAATCAATGGCGACTGGAGACCCCGGGTAATCAAGGCTGGACGCGCACGGTCCGTCCCGATGATCCGAATCGTCACCTGATGATCTCGGCGGATTGCCATTGCAACGAGCCCGGCAACTTATGGTGGACGCGCATCGACAAGAAATTTCATCCGCGCTTGCCCCATGTCGAAGTTGACGCGAACGGCGAAAAGTGGATGGTGGTCGAGGGCTATCAAAAGTCGCGCATGCGCGCGCGCAACGTCGCCGACGCGCCCAAGGGCGGTGAAGATCGCCTGCGCGGCGAGGCCGGCCGCGTGCCCGCGGACCGGATTCGCGATCACGCGCGCGATGGGATCGACGCCGAGATCATTTTTCCCAACAAAGGTCTCTCGATGTGGGCGACGCTGGACGTCGAGTTCGGCGCAGCGCAATGCCGGGTCTGGAACGATTGGGCGTGGGAGACTTTCGGCCCCTACAACGACTTCATGTCGCCGCTGGCGTCAATCATGACGGCCGACGTCGACGTCGCGATCGCAGAGATTCAGCGCGCAGCGAAACTCGGCTTTCGCGCCGTTAACCTGCCGAGCAAGCCGATTTGGGGCGCGCACGACGCGCGCCATCCGAACTACAATTTGCCGCTCTATGATCCGATGTGGGCGGCGATCCAGGACTGCGATGTTCCGATCACGTTTCATATCTCCACCGGGATGGACCCGCGCGCGGCGCGCAAGGACGGCGGCGCGGTGATCAACTACGTCACGCACGCCTGCCCGACGGTTATCGAACCGATGGCCTGCCTATGCTCCTCCGGGGTGCTCGAGCGCTTTCCGAAGCTGCGCTTCGCGTTAATCGAATGCGGGATCGGCTGGGTGCCGTGGGCGCTCGACGCGATGGATGAGGCCTATCGCAAGCATCATCTGTGGGCCTATCCGAAGCTCAAACAGATGCCGAGCGAATACTTTCGCCAGCATGGCGCGGCGTCGTTTCAGGAAGACATAGCCGGACTGCGTCTCGCGGAATCCTTCAACCTCGTCGATAACTTCATGTGGGCCAATGACTATCCGCACGCCGAGGGGACGTGGCCGCATTCGGCCGAGGCGATCGAGCGCCAGATGCAGCATCTGAGTGAGGGGAGTCGCGCAAAGATTCTCGGCGGCAACATCGCGCGAATTTTCAAATTCGACACCGCGAAGTTGCTGGCTCGGCGGGCAACGCAAGGAGCAGCCACAGTCCATTGA